A region from the Sorex araneus isolate mSorAra2 chromosome 6, mSorAra2.pri, whole genome shotgun sequence genome encodes:
- the VPS33B gene encoding vacuolar protein sorting-associated protein 33B gives MAFPHRADAPELPDFSMLKRLARDQLIYLLEQLPGKKDLFIEADLMSPLDRIANVSILKQHEVDKLYKVDNKPVLSSSEQLCFLIRPRIRNLRYIANLVNADKQAGRARRYKVIFSPQKFYACEMVLEEEGIYGDVSCDEWAFSLLPLDVDLLSMELPEFFRDYFLEGDQRWINTVAQALHLLSTLYGPFPHCYGMGRCAKMVHEMWRTLEEEEEGETKGRRPEIGHVFLLDRDVDFVTALCSQVVYEGLVDDTFRIKCGSVDFGPDVTSSDKSLKVLLNAEDKVFSEIRNEHFSNVFGFLSQKARNLQAQYDRRRGMDIKQMKNFVSQELKGLKQEHRLLSLHIGACEFIMKKKTRQDFQELIKTEHALLEGFGVRESTSYIAEHIDRQVSPIESLRLLCLLSLTENGLIPKDYRSLKTQYLQSYGPEHLLTFSNLRRAGLLTEQAPGDTLTAVESKVSKLVTDKAAGKITDAFSSLAKRSNFRAISKKLNLIPRVDGEYDLKVPRDMAYVFSGAYVPLSCRVIEQVLERRSWQGLEEVVRLLNCGELVFTDVSKEDKAPSESSRLILVVFLGGCTFSEISALRFLGREKGYRFIFLTTAVTNSARLMEAMSEVKG, from the exons ATGGCTTTCCCGCACCGGGCGGACGCCCCCGAGCTGCCGGACTTCTCCATGCTCAAGCGGCTGGCGCGGGACCAGCTCATCTACCTTCTGGAGCAG TTGCCTGGGAAGAAGGACTTGTTCATCGAGGCTGATCTCATGAGTCCTTTGGATCGTATTGCCAACGTCTCCATCCTCAAG CAACATGAAGTGGACAAGCTGTACAAGGTGGACAACAAGCCAGTCCTCAGCTCCAGTGAACA GCTCTGCTTCCTGATCAGGCCCCGCATCCGGAACCTGCGCTACATTGCCA ACCTCGTCAATGCTGACAAGCAGGCAGGCCGAGCTCGGAGATACAAAGTGATCTTCAGCCCTCAGAAG TTCTATGCCTGTGAGATGGTGCTGGAAGAAGAGGGTATCTACGGAG ATGTCAGCTGTGATGAGTGGGCCTTCTCCTTGCTGCCCCTGGACGTGGATCTGCTGAGCATGGAGCTGCCGGAATTTTTCAGGGACTACTTCCTG GAAGGAGATCAGCGCTGGATCAACACTGTGGCCCAAGCCTTGCACCTGCTCAGCACGCTCTACGGGCCCTTCCCCCACTGCTACGGCATGGGCAGGTGTGCCAAG ATGGTGCATGAAATGTGGAGgaccctggaggaggaggaggaaggggagaccAAGGGCCGCAGGCCAGAAATCGGCCATGTCTTCCTCTTGGACCGAG ATGTAGACTTCGTGACGGCACTCTGCTCCCAGGTGGTCTACGAGGGCTTGGTGGACGATACCTTCCGCATCAAGTGTG GGAGTGTGGACTTCGGCCCTGACGTCACGTCCTCTGACAAGAGTCTGAAGGTGCTGCTCAATGCTGAGGACAAG GTCTTCAGTGAGATTCGCAACGAGCATTTCTCCAACGTCTTTGGCTTCCTGAGCCAGAAGGCCCGAAACCTGCAGGCTCAGTATGAT CGCCGGAGAGGCATGGACATCAAGCAGATGAAGAACTTTGTGTCCCAGGAACTCAAGGGGCTGAAGCAGGAGCACCGGCTGCTGAGTCTCC ATATTGGGGCCTGCGAGTTCATCATGAAGAAGAAAACCAGGCAGGACTTCCAGGAGCTCATCAAGACTGAGCACG CACTGctggagggctttggggtccgCGAGAGCACCAGTTACATAGCAGAGCACATAGACCGGCAG GTGTCGCCGATTGAAAGTCTCCGCCTGCTATGCCTGCTGTCGCTTACGGAGAACG GATTGATCCCCAAGGATTACCGCTCCCTGAAGACGCAGTATCTGCAG AGCTACGGCCCTGAGCACCTGCTCACCTTCTCCAACCTGCGCCGCGCCGGGCTACTGACAGAGCAGGCCCCGGGGGACACGCTCACGGCGGTGGAGAGCAAGGTCAGCAAGCTGGTGACCGACAAGGCTGCAG GCAAGATCACCGATGCCTTCAGCTCTCTGGCCAAGAGAAGCAATTTCCGCGCCATCAGCAAGAAGCTGAACCTG ATCCCACGTGTAGACGGCGAGTATGACCTCAAAGTGCCTCGTGACATGGCCTATGTCTTCAGCGGTGCCTACGTGCCCCTCAGCTGCCGAGTCATTGAGCAG GTACTGGAACGACGAAGTTGGCAGGGCCTGGAGGAGGTGGTGCGGCTGCTCAACTGCGGGGAGCTGGTGTTCACAG ACGTGAGCAAGGAGGACAAAGCGCCCAGTGAGTCCTCGCGCCTCATCCTTGTGGTGTTCCTTGGTGGGTGCACCTTCTCAGAGATCTCGGCCCTGCGCTTCCTGGGCAGAGAGAAAG GATACAGGTTCATCTTTCTGACGACGGCTGTCACCAACAGCGCCCGCCTCATGGAGGCCATGAGTGAGGTGAAAGGCTGA